From the genome of Deinococcus sp. JMULE3, one region includes:
- a CDS encoding tyrosine-protein phosphatase yields the protein MPPSEQPPGGLLNFRRSLPGLSRSDTLSRLTPDGRRDLKALNFSRIIDLRSRTERAADPPPFLGHPAYLNLPLLPWRHRAFNEASAAARTNADHMTAMLDHAPNQIVTVLGAILDAPPGPVLIHCHAGKDRTGLIAALCSELAGQTRDQTAADYAASGPALRDFYWDMQARRTPEQWAKLAPFIPTRADDIRRTLTHIDQHWGHLDAYLNAHGLPNADLTALRDRLNRT from the coding sequence ATGCCCCCATCCGAACAGCCTCCCGGCGGCCTCCTCAATTTTCGCCGCAGTCTCCCCGGCCTGTCCCGCAGCGACACCCTCAGCCGCCTCACGCCAGACGGTCGGCGCGACCTGAAGGCCCTGAACTTCAGCCGCATCATCGACCTGCGTAGCCGCACCGAACGCGCGGCCGATCCACCCCCGTTCCTGGGCCACCCTGCCTACCTGAACCTGCCCCTGCTCCCGTGGCGCCACCGCGCCTTCAACGAAGCCAGCGCCGCCGCCCGCACCAACGCCGACCACATGACTGCCATGCTCGACCACGCGCCCAACCAGATCGTGACCGTCCTGGGCGCGATCCTCGACGCTCCACCCGGCCCGGTCCTCATTCACTGCCACGCGGGCAAGGACCGCACCGGCCTGATCGCCGCCCTGTGCAGCGAACTCGCCGGACAGACCCGCGACCAGACCGCCGCCGACTACGCCGCCAGCGGCCCCGCCCTGCGCGACTTCTACTGGGACATGCAGGCCCGCCGCACGCCCGAGCAGTGGGCGAAACTCGCCCCGTTCATCCCGACCCGCGCCGACGACATCCGCCGCACCCTGACCCACATCGACCAGCACTGGGGCCATCTGGACGCGTACCTGAACGCACACGGCCTGCCGAACGCCGACCTGACCGCGCTGCGCGACCGACTGAACCGGACGTGA
- a CDS encoding roadblock/LC7 domain-containing protein encodes MLDQLTQLVRDVDGAWAAAIAGLDGLLIEGHATLDADLSLLVAEHAGLYRAAHTVYTDTLQGGAPRELYLRGERLSVYLHPIKTEYFLLLAVDGRSNLGQARLYGRDAARKLEATL; translated from the coding sequence ATGCTCGATCAACTCACACAACTCGTACGGGACGTGGACGGCGCCTGGGCCGCCGCCATCGCGGGCCTCGACGGCCTGCTGATCGAAGGGCACGCCACGCTCGACGCCGACCTGAGCCTGCTCGTCGCCGAACACGCCGGACTGTACCGCGCCGCGCACACCGTCTACACCGACACCCTGCAGGGCGGCGCCCCGCGCGAACTGTACCTGCGCGGCGAACGCCTCAGCGTGTACCTGCACCCCATCAAGACCGAGTACTTCCTGCTGCTCGCCGTGGACGGCCGCAGCAACCTCGGGCAGGCCCGCCTGTACGGCCGCGACGCCGCCCGCAAACTGGAGGCCACGCTGTGA
- a CDS encoding roadblock/LC7 domain-containing protein produces MKLDPLRTLPGVIAAALVGPDGLAVEAHGDGGDGLAAELASLRQGMDRTGRRLGTGDVTRIAFTSERVEVVAVTTGPYTVGAAMTRGSDTRTAQQTLARLALDLSLPREQA; encoded by the coding sequence GTGAAACTCGACCCCCTGCGCACCCTGCCCGGCGTCATCGCCGCCGCCCTCGTCGGCCCGGACGGCCTGGCCGTCGAGGCGCACGGCGACGGCGGCGACGGCCTGGCCGCCGAACTCGCCTCGCTCCGCCAGGGCATGGACCGCACCGGCCGCCGCCTCGGCACCGGGGATGTGACCCGCATCGCCTTCACCAGCGAACGCGTGGAAGTCGTCGCCGTCACCACCGGCCCCTACACCGTCGGCGCGGCCATGACGCGCGGCAGCGACACCCGCACCGCCCAGCAGACCCTCGCCCGGCTCGCGCTGGACCTGAGCCTCCCACGGGAACAGGCATGA
- a CDS encoding roadblock/LC7 domain-containing protein encodes MIDSLLEVRGVRHSALVGLDGKIVAKAGLKEADVPAELTLVAAGRAVIGSLQSNLNTPDWQELLLDVDGGPVLLTPHGNQVLLTAFDDVSSLGRVRFAVRRLLGTV; translated from the coding sequence ATGATCGACAGTCTTCTCGAGGTGCGCGGCGTGCGCCACAGCGCCCTGGTCGGCCTGGACGGCAAGATCGTCGCCAAGGCCGGACTGAAGGAAGCGGACGTCCCCGCCGAACTGACCCTGGTCGCCGCCGGACGCGCCGTGATCGGCAGCCTGCAGAGCAACCTGAACACCCCCGACTGGCAGGAACTGCTGCTCGACGTGGACGGCGGCCCCGTGCTGCTCACCCCGCACGGCAACCAGGTGCTCCTGACCGCCTTTGACGACGTGTCCAGCCTGGGCCGCGTGCGCTTCGCCGTGCGCCGCCTCCTCGGCACCGTCTGA
- the hemB gene encoding porphobilinogen synthase codes for MDRPRRLRRTPALRALTREVHLHPGQFIHPIFVHERDTVTDIATMPGVQRHSIESAVQQAREALALGVPSVILFGIPDHKDATGTQAYAEEGIIQRATRAIKDAVPGVTVIADTCLCEYTDHGHCGPLCEVPGLSGADAWTVDNDASLALLAQTAVSQARAGADVIAPSAMMDGQVAAIRAALDDSGFTHTPIMSYAVKYASAYYGPFRDAAGSTPSVGNRATYQMDPAGGHREALREARLDAEQGADTLMVKPALAYLDVLNLLKREFDLPVVAYNVSGEYSLIKAAAAAGFMDERRTVLETLTGMRRAGADAIITYHALDAARWIAEDARA; via the coding sequence ATGGACCGTCCCCGCCGCCTGCGCCGCACGCCCGCCCTGCGCGCCCTGACCCGCGAGGTGCACCTGCACCCCGGTCAGTTCATCCACCCGATCTTCGTGCATGAACGCGACACCGTCACCGACATCGCCACCATGCCCGGCGTGCAGCGCCACAGCATCGAGAGTGCCGTCCAGCAGGCCCGCGAGGCCCTGGCCCTGGGCGTGCCCAGCGTGATCCTCTTCGGGATTCCCGACCACAAGGACGCCACCGGGACCCAGGCGTACGCCGAGGAAGGCATCATCCAGCGGGCCACCCGCGCCATCAAGGACGCCGTGCCCGGGGTGACCGTCATCGCGGACACCTGCCTGTGCGAGTACACCGACCATGGCCACTGCGGCCCGCTGTGCGAGGTGCCCGGCCTGAGCGGCGCGGACGCCTGGACGGTCGACAACGACGCCAGCCTCGCCCTGCTCGCGCAGACCGCCGTGTCCCAGGCCCGCGCGGGCGCCGACGTCATCGCGCCCAGCGCCATGATGGACGGACAGGTCGCCGCGATCCGCGCCGCGCTCGACGACTCGGGCTTCACGCACACCCCGATCATGAGTTACGCCGTGAAGTACGCCAGCGCCTACTACGGCCCCTTCCGCGACGCCGCCGGGTCCACCCCCAGCGTCGGGAACCGCGCCACGTACCAGATGGACCCCGCCGGCGGCCACCGCGAGGCGCTGCGCGAGGCCCGCCTGGACGCCGAACAGGGCGCCGACACCCTGATGGTCAAACCCGCCCTGGCGTACCTGGACGTCCTGAACCTCCTGAAACGCGAATTCGACCTGCCCGTCGTGGCGTACAACGTCAGCGGCGAGTACTCGCTGATCAAGGCCGCCGCCGCCGCCGGATTCATGGACGAACGCCGCACCGTGCTGGAGACCCTGACCGGCATGCGCCGCGCCGGAGCGGACGCCATCATCACGTACCACGCCCTGGACGCGGCCCGCTGGATCGCCGAGGACGCCCGCGCGTGA
- a CDS encoding cyclin-dependent kinase inhibitor 3 family protein, translating to MTSAANPIRVDWIPTGLWPGRLGLTFAPGKKGGSVYQPGVTHDRSVTGDMQTLAQQGTNVIAPLIEDFEFDLLGMDGYHDTASEYSIEVAPYPIPDQHVPHDPRDFAAYVDELMTHLLDGRSVVVHCRGGLGRAGLTAACLLVQGGLNPEDAIALVRDTRSPHAIETAKQEQFIHDFAR from the coding sequence GTGACCAGCGCCGCCAACCCCATCCGCGTGGACTGGATTCCCACCGGCCTGTGGCCCGGCCGTCTGGGCCTGACCTTCGCGCCCGGCAAGAAGGGCGGCAGCGTGTACCAGCCGGGCGTCACACATGACCGCAGCGTCACCGGGGACATGCAGACCCTCGCGCAGCAGGGCACGAACGTCATCGCGCCCCTCATCGAGGACTTCGAGTTCGACCTCCTGGGCATGGACGGCTACCACGACACCGCCTCCGAGTACAGCATCGAGGTCGCCCCGTACCCCATCCCTGACCAGCATGTGCCGCACGACCCGCGCGACTTCGCCGCGTACGTGGACGAACTCATGACCCACCTGCTCGACGGCCGCAGCGTCGTCGTCCACTGCCGGGGCGGACTGGGCCGCGCGGGCCTGACCGCCGCGTGCCTGCTCGTGCAGGGCGGCCTGAACCCCGAAGACGCCATTGCCCTGGTGCGGGACACCCGCAGCCCACACGCCATCGAGACGGCGAAGCAGGAACAGTTCATCCACGACTTCGCCCGCTGA
- a CDS encoding cytochrome P450, with protein MTDALPLPSSPRVIPTVPGPPVIGSITNLYPHRLRAFLTGAYREHGPVFNVTGLGQTFTVLAGPEANVWAVRESARVLRSLEAWRPNDRAFGVQRSMISVDGPEHRAFRRVEGRTYTRSYLGANLRRALAVTAEDLAPLRAGDDLQVAHWCKAVITEQLARLVVNGTARPYLSDLLCFVQNTLMVRVTRQRPPLVEQLPGFRRARARSLGMVETLIDEHRRVPPEQAGREPDLIDDLLAAQAADPAFWSDLDLRMAAIGAFIAGMDTAANTLAFVLYRVGRHPDLMPALIAEADEAFRDGPPSMDTLGRLPHLHRFVMECLRLHPIAPAMTRTVTQDFDFAGCRVPQGRQVIVGTTVSHGLEDCFTDPDTFDPDRFAPGRMEHRRPGAFAPYGLGPHICAGSGMAEGLIMLNLAAILRTLDLRGDPTYVLREMARPTATPDDRLTLRVTGVRHPAVSLLA; from the coding sequence ATGACCGACGCCCTGCCCCTGCCGTCCTCCCCGCGTGTCATTCCCACCGTACCCGGCCCACCCGTGATCGGGAGTATCACGAACCTGTACCCGCACCGGCTGCGCGCCTTCCTGACCGGCGCGTACCGCGAGCATGGCCCGGTGTTCAACGTGACGGGCCTGGGACAGACCTTCACGGTGCTGGCCGGGCCGGAAGCGAACGTGTGGGCGGTCAGGGAATCCGCGCGGGTGCTGCGCTCGCTGGAGGCGTGGCGCCCCAACGACCGGGCGTTCGGGGTGCAGCGGTCCATGATCAGCGTGGACGGCCCGGAGCACCGCGCGTTCCGGCGGGTGGAGGGCCGCACGTACACCCGCTCGTACCTGGGCGCGAACCTGCGCCGCGCGCTGGCCGTCACTGCCGAGGACCTCGCCCCGCTGCGGGCCGGGGATGACCTGCAGGTGGCGCACTGGTGCAAGGCCGTGATCACCGAGCAGCTGGCGCGCCTGGTCGTGAACGGCACCGCCCGCCCGTACCTGAGCGACCTGCTGTGCTTCGTGCAGAACACCCTGATGGTCCGCGTGACCCGGCAGCGCCCGCCGCTCGTCGAGCAACTGCCGGGCTTCCGGCGGGCGCGGGCGCGGTCGCTGGGCATGGTGGAAACCCTGATCGACGAGCACCGCCGCGTCCCCCCGGAGCAGGCCGGGCGCGAACCGGACCTGATCGACGACCTGCTGGCCGCGCAGGCCGCCGACCCGGCGTTCTGGTCGGACCTGGACCTGCGCATGGCGGCCATCGGGGCGTTCATCGCGGGCATGGACACCGCCGCGAACACCCTGGCGTTCGTGCTGTACCGAGTGGGGCGACACCCGGACCTGATGCCCGCCCTGATCGCCGAGGCCGACGAGGCGTTCCGGGACGGCCCGCCCAGCATGGACACCCTGGGCCGCCTGCCGCACCTGCACCGCTTCGTGATGGAGTGCCTGCGCCTGCACCCCATCGCGCCCGCCATGACCCGCACGGTCACGCAGGACTTCGACTTCGCGGGGTGCCGCGTGCCGCAGGGACGGCAGGTGATCGTCGGCACGACCGTCTCGCACGGGCTGGAGGACTGCTTCACGGACCCCGACACCTTCGACCCGGACCGGTTCGCGCCCGGCCGCATGGAGCACCGCCGGCCCGGCGCGTTCGCCCCGTACGGACTGGGGCCGCACATCTGCGCGGGCAGCGGCATGGCCGAGGGGCTGATCATGCTGAACCTCGCCGCGATCCTGCGGACCCTGGACCTGCGCGGCGACCCCACCTACGTGCTGCGCGAGATGGCCCGCCCCACCGCCACGCCCGACGACCGCCTGACCCTGCGCGTGACGGGCGTGCGGCACCCGGCGGTCAGTCTGCTCGCCTGA
- a CDS encoding succinate dehydrogenase iron-sulfur subunit, whose product MTQTTAQASSAPVSASVPMLQLKVKVLRFDPEKDKKAYWTTYDVEAQPGDRVLDVINHIKWYLEPSLTFRRSCMHGICGSDAMLINGRNRLACKTLVRDVAKNGGTITVEPIRGLKVEKDLLVDMEPFFDSYKAIMPYFINESPAPAAERIQSEEEAERMAHSSNCILCACCTTSCPIFWVNGSYLGPAAIVQAHRFIFDTRDEATQQRLGIMNQNTGVWRCRTAYNCTEACPRDIPITQLIEEVKRAVMYGQA is encoded by the coding sequence ATGACCCAGACCACTGCACAAGCCAGCAGCGCGCCCGTCAGCGCGAGCGTGCCCATGCTGCAACTGAAAGTCAAGGTCCTGCGCTTCGACCCCGAAAAGGACAAGAAGGCGTACTGGACCACCTACGACGTCGAAGCCCAGCCGGGCGACCGCGTGCTGGACGTCATCAACCACATCAAGTGGTACCTGGAACCCAGCCTGACGTTCCGCCGCTCGTGCATGCACGGCATCTGCGGCAGCGACGCCATGCTGATCAACGGCCGCAACCGCCTCGCCTGCAAGACCCTGGTGCGCGACGTCGCCAAGAACGGCGGGACCATCACCGTGGAACCCATCCGCGGCCTGAAGGTCGAGAAGGACCTGCTGGTCGACATGGAGCCGTTCTTCGACTCGTACAAGGCGATCATGCCGTACTTCATCAACGAGTCCCCGGCCCCCGCCGCCGAACGCATCCAGTCCGAGGAAGAAGCCGAGCGCATGGCGCACTCCTCGAACTGCATCCTGTGCGCGTGCTGCACGACCTCCTGCCCGATCTTCTGGGTGAACGGTTCGTACCTCGGCCCCGCCGCGATCGTGCAGGCCCACCGTTTCATTTTCGACACGCGCGACGAGGCCACGCAGCAGCGCCTGGGCATCATGAACCAGAACACCGGCGTGTGGCGCTGCCGCACCGCGTACAACTGCACCGAAGCCTGCCCGCGCGACATCCCGATCACGCAGCTGATCGAGGAAGTCAAACGCGCCGTCATGTACGGCCAGGCGTAA
- the sdhA gene encoding succinate dehydrogenase flavoprotein subunit codes for MHHRYDVLVVGAGGAGLMAALYAAKGNVSVACISKLYPTRSHTGAAQGGIGAALGNVQEDHWEWHMFDTVKGGDYLTDQDAAEVFAKDIIDAVYELEHMGLPFSRTPEGKIAQRKFGGHTRDFGKAAVERSCYAKDRTGHMILQTLYQQNVKAGTTFFNEFHVTDLLIEDGRCQGLVAYELSTGELHTFHAKAVILAAGGYGRVFKITSNALTLTGDLMSIYYRKGLPLEDMEFYQFHPTGLAKLGILVTEGIRGEGGILRNDSGERFMERYAPTIKDLAPRDIVSRSIITEIREGRGVGRDKDAVNIDLTHLPREVIEGKLAEITDLARTYLGMDPVKDLVPIQPTAHYAMGGIPTNLDGLCLSDGSGGTVEGLYAAGEQACVSLHGANRLGTNSLGDLVVFGRRAGIAAAKYARQVEYPDMPEGAQRESVDLFERLRNGSGKENVAAIRKDLQESMMNNVGIFRNGKDMAAQVEILKELKARYQGVTVSDPSRRYNSELIEAMELGFMLDCAEAMTASALNRTESRGAHDREDFTERNDTDWLKHTMAYKNLNKADDVIIGYKPVALKGFTRAFEPKPRVY; via the coding sequence ATGCATCATCGTTATGACGTTCTGGTGGTGGGTGCGGGCGGCGCGGGCCTGATGGCGGCGCTGTATGCCGCGAAGGGCAACGTGAGCGTGGCCTGCATCAGCAAGCTGTACCCCACGCGTTCGCACACCGGCGCGGCGCAGGGCGGGATCGGCGCGGCGCTCGGGAACGTGCAGGAAGACCATTGGGAATGGCACATGTTCGACACCGTCAAGGGTGGCGACTACCTGACCGACCAGGACGCCGCCGAGGTGTTCGCCAAGGACATCATCGACGCCGTGTACGAACTGGAACACATGGGTCTGCCGTTCTCCCGCACGCCGGAAGGCAAGATCGCGCAGCGCAAGTTCGGCGGGCACACCCGTGACTTCGGGAAGGCCGCCGTGGAGCGCAGCTGCTACGCGAAGGACCGCACGGGTCACATGATCCTGCAGACCCTGTACCAACAGAACGTGAAGGCCGGGACGACGTTCTTCAACGAGTTCCACGTCACGGACCTGCTGATCGAGGACGGGCGCTGCCAGGGTCTGGTCGCGTACGAACTCTCGACCGGTGAGCTGCACACCTTCCACGCGAAGGCCGTGATTCTCGCGGCCGGCGGGTACGGGCGCGTGTTCAAGATCACCAGCAACGCGCTGACCCTGACGGGCGACCTGATGAGCATCTACTACCGCAAGGGCCTGCCCCTTGAGGACATGGAGTTCTACCAGTTCCACCCGACTGGTCTGGCGAAGCTGGGCATCCTGGTCACGGAAGGCATCCGCGGCGAGGGCGGCATCCTGCGCAACGACAGCGGCGAGCGCTTCATGGAACGCTACGCGCCGACCATCAAGGACCTCGCGCCGCGTGACATCGTGTCGCGCAGCATCATCACCGAGATCCGCGAGGGTCGCGGGGTGGGCCGCGACAAGGACGCCGTGAACATCGACCTGACGCACCTCCCGCGTGAAGTGATCGAAGGGAAACTCGCGGAGATCACGGACCTGGCCCGCACGTACCTGGGCATGGACCCCGTCAAGGACCTCGTGCCGATCCAGCCGACCGCGCACTACGCGATGGGCGGCATCCCCACGAACCTCGACGGCCTGTGCCTCAGCGACGGGTCCGGCGGCACCGTGGAAGGACTGTACGCGGCCGGTGAGCAGGCCTGCGTGTCCCTGCACGGCGCGAACCGCCTGGGCACCAACAGCCTGGGTGACCTCGTGGTGTTCGGCCGCCGCGCCGGGATCGCCGCCGCGAAGTACGCCCGTCAGGTCGAGTACCCCGACATGCCCGAAGGTGCCCAGCGCGAGAGCGTCGACCTGTTCGAGCGGCTGCGCAACGGCAGCGGCAAGGAGAACGTCGCCGCGATCCGCAAGGACCTGCAGGAATCCATGATGAACAACGTGGGCATCTTCCGGAACGGGAAGGACATGGCCGCGCAGGTGGAGATCCTCAAGGAACTCAAGGCCCGCTACCAGGGCGTGACGGTCTCCGACCCGAGCCGCCGCTACAACAGCGAACTGATCGAGGCGATGGAACTGGGCTTCATGCTCGACTGCGCCGAGGCCATGACCGCCAGCGCCCTGAACCGCACCGAGTCGCGCGGCGCGCACGACCGCGAGGACTTCACCGAGCGTAACGACACGGACTGGCTGAAGCACACCATGGCGTACAAGAACCTGAACAAGGCCGACGACGTCATCATCGGGTACAAGCCCGTGGCGCTGAAAGGCTTCACGCGCGCCTTCGAACCCAAACCCCGCGTGTACTGA
- a CDS encoding succinate dehydrogenase hydrophobic membrane anchor subunit gives MIRARTFTDARQQAHSNAELNWWIFMRISGLILMFLILGHVYMTFIQVSESDATFDAVVNKLANPAWKFYDWLILSLSLLHGANGARYSIEDYVRSRPNRAWVKGVFYTVIALLFAFGTVGLFSI, from the coding sequence ATGATTCGCGCCCGGACCTTCACGGACGCGCGTCAGCAGGCGCACAGCAATGCGGAGCTGAACTGGTGGATCTTCATGCGGATCAGCGGTCTGATCCTGATGTTCCTGATCCTGGGGCACGTCTACATGACGTTCATTCAGGTCAGCGAGTCCGACGCGACGTTCGACGCGGTCGTGAACAAGCTGGCGAACCCGGCGTGGAAGTTCTACGACTGGTTGATCCTGAGCCTGTCGCTGCTGCACGGCGCGAACGGCGCGCGGTATTCCATCGAGGATTACGTGCGCAGCCGTCCGAACCGCGCGTGGGTGAAGGGTGTGTTCTACACCGTGATCGCGCTGCTGTTCGCGTTCGGCACGGTGGGTCTGTTCTCCATCTGA
- the sdhC gene encoding succinate dehydrogenase, cytochrome b556 subunit, which yields MYRGREGQWAFLLHRLSGLAILFYLMLHVFSIGSFIFGERFYMAIHETYDLVPFRVGLLFVTAGVVYHAFNGLRIIVMDFTGFGVAYQRQMWYGVLLLSVLAFIGSAIVVVPRILGGY from the coding sequence ATGTACCGAGGAAGAGAGGGGCAGTGGGCGTTCCTGCTTCACCGCCTGTCGGGGCTGGCGATTCTGTTTTACCTGATGCTGCACGTGTTCAGCATCGGGTCGTTCATCTTCGGGGAGCGCTTCTACATGGCGATTCACGAGACGTATGACCTCGTGCCGTTCCGGGTGGGGCTGCTGTTCGTGACGGCGGGCGTGGTGTACCACGCGTTCAACGGGCTGCGGATCATCGTGATGGACTTCACGGGCTTCGGCGTGGCGTACCAGCGGCAGATGTGGTACGGCGTCCTGCTGCTCAGCGTGCTGGCGTTCATCGGTTCGGCCATCGTGGTCGTGCCGCGCATTCTGGGAGGGTACTGA
- a CDS encoding YcjF family protein → MLPPLVKQVLDNFNFDVDPDLSREENTEDVIKSAALLAGAISVEPIPFADILLITPVQAKMVLHIGKIYGHDVTPERALEIARELGVTVAYGLAARQVMRGLAKLALPVIGGLITAPAVYGWTFALGRLAQNYFERRLQGLPDSRPAQVQVVQEAKRDAKKVLPTAQDFSDLASELRRRAEQKK, encoded by the coding sequence ATGCTGCCCCCGCTCGTCAAACAGGTGCTCGACAACTTCAACTTCGACGTCGACCCCGACCTCAGCCGCGAGGAGAACACCGAAGACGTCATCAAGAGCGCCGCCCTGCTCGCCGGGGCGATCAGCGTCGAACCGATCCCCTTCGCGGACATCCTGCTCATCACCCCCGTGCAGGCCAAGATGGTCCTGCACATCGGCAAGATCTACGGGCACGACGTCACACCCGAACGCGCCCTGGAGATCGCGCGGGAACTCGGCGTGACCGTCGCCTACGGCCTCGCCGCGCGGCAGGTCATGCGCGGCCTCGCCAAACTGGCCCTGCCCGTCATCGGCGGCCTGATCACCGCGCCCGCCGTGTACGGCTGGACCTTCGCGCTGGGGCGACTCGCGCAGAACTACTTCGAACGCCGCCTCCAGGGCCTCCCCGACAGCCGCCCCGCGCAGGTGCAGGTCGTGCAGGAAGCCAAACGCGACGCCAAGAAGGTCCTCCCCACCGCGCAGGACTTCAGCGACCTCGCCAGCGAACTGAGAAGGCGGGCCGAGCAGAAGAAATAA
- the cysS gene encoding cysteine--tRNA ligase yields MTQRPEPRLPDPNIVLYDTLTRQKVTFEPTTPGRVGMYLCGPTVYSDAHLGHAKKEVAFDVIRRAFTHFGYKVRYVANITDVGHLQNDSDDGEDKMLARARLEQLEPMEVADKYMWSFVKDMEALNVLKPSINPRATGHIGEQIALITELIEKGHAYESAGSVYFDVRSWPQYGKLSGRRLDDQEEGVREAVREEKRDPRDFALWKNAEPGHIMRWESPWGVGFPGWHIECSAMSLKYLGEGFDIHGGGLDLQFPHHEAEIAQAEAAGHAFARYWMHNNMLTIGGEKMSKSKGNFLTIQDVLAQHDPMVVRFLLVGSHYRSITEFSDAAFESARSGYRRLTEALHEVERRLPGAPAGQNAALDAKIAAHVQAFEDALRDDFNTPKAVAALFGLTTDLNAALNTGEVPRGTLEAAQRAYRDLGGEVLGLFAGGSGPAQSDDSQVVSALMDLVLKARQNYRLNKQYAEADELRDTLTQVGVTVEDTKDGVRWKR; encoded by the coding sequence ATGACCCAGCGTCCCGAACCCCGCCTGCCCGATCCGAACATCGTCCTGTACGACACCCTGACCCGCCAGAAGGTCACGTTTGAACCGACCACGCCGGGCCGGGTGGGCATGTACCTGTGCGGACCGACCGTGTACAGCGACGCGCACCTGGGCCACGCGAAGAAGGAGGTGGCGTTCGACGTGATCCGCCGCGCGTTCACGCACTTCGGGTACAAGGTGCGGTACGTGGCGAACATCACCGACGTGGGCCACCTCCAGAACGACTCCGACGACGGTGAGGACAAGATGCTGGCCCGCGCCCGCCTGGAGCAGCTGGAGCCCATGGAGGTCGCGGACAAGTACATGTGGTCGTTCGTGAAGGACATGGAGGCCCTGAACGTCCTGAAGCCCAGCATCAACCCGCGCGCGACCGGGCACATCGGCGAGCAGATCGCGCTGATCACGGAACTGATCGAGAAGGGCCACGCGTACGAGTCGGCGGGCAGCGTGTACTTCGACGTGCGCTCCTGGCCGCAGTACGGCAAGCTGTCGGGCCGCCGACTGGACGATCAGGAGGAAGGCGTGCGCGAGGCGGTCCGCGAGGAGAAACGCGACCCGCGTGACTTCGCGCTGTGGAAGAACGCCGAGCCCGGCCACATCATGCGCTGGGAGTCCCCGTGGGGCGTGGGCTTTCCCGGGTGGCACATCGAGTGCTCCGCGATGAGCCTGAAGTACCTCGGCGAGGGCTTCGACATTCACGGCGGCGGCCTGGACCTGCAGTTCCCGCACCACGAGGCCGAAATCGCCCAGGCCGAGGCGGCCGGGCACGCGTTCGCGCGCTACTGGATGCACAACAACATGCTGACCATCGGCGGCGAGAAGATGAGCAAGAGCAAGGGCAACTTCCTGACCATCCAGGACGTCCTGGCGCAGCACGACCCGATGGTGGTGCGCTTCCTGCTGGTCGGCAGCCACTACCGCTCGATCACCGAGTTCAGCGACGCGGCCTTCGAATCGGCCCGCAGCGGGTACCGCCGCCTGACCGAGGCGCTGCACGAGGTCGAACGTCGCCTGCCGGGCGCGCCTGCCGGGCAGAACGCCGCGCTGGACGCGAAGATCGCCGCGCACGTCCAGGCGTTCGAGGACGCCCTGCGCGACGACTTCAACACGCCCAAAGCCGTCGCGGCGCTGTTCGGACTGACCACCGACCTGAACGCCGCCCTGAACACCGGCGAGGTGCCGCGCGGCACGCTGGAAGCCGCCCAGCGCGCCTACCGTGACCTGGGCGGCGAGGTGCTGGGCCTCTTCGCGGGTGGCAGCGGCCCCGCGCAGAGCGACGACTCGCAGGTCGTCAGCGCCCTGATGGACCTCGTCCTGAAAGCCCGGCAGAACTACCGCCTGAACAAGCAGTACGCCGAGGCCGACGAGCTGCGCGACACCCTGACGCAGGTCGGCGTGACCGTCGAGGACACCAAGGACGGCGTCCGCTGGAAACGTTAA